tcttctaactcTGTAGGTGCTATGTCTTCTCTAATGTCTTGATATAacttgtaaggaatagcactgacactagcacccatgccacataaaccatgataacagtgatctcctattttaactgagatgacaggcaCGCCAACAACTGGTCTGTGTTTtcatcaggtttagcaattctagcagcttctttgttgaagtaaataacatgcccatccacatcttcttctaagagatctttaaccatagcaatattaggttcaattctaatttgttcatctggtttaggtgttctgacaaagcttttgttaaccacagttgcaattttagcatgttcctttatcctaacaggaaaagggggtttctcaaaaaaagcagtaggaacaactagatcaatattatagagtatagtttcttctttaactggtaccggttctttaatttcttctttaataggtgggtgatatttaagtcattcctctttagggagttcaacatgagtagcaaatgattcacaaaaggaggctaatatctcagagtcaagtccatatttagtgctaaacttttgaaaagcatcggtatccacaaaagatttaacacaatcatacttaagctttatacctgactctttaccttcgtcgagttcccaatcttcagagttgtgtttaattctttccaaaagatcccactggaattcaatagttttctccataaaagaaccagcacaagaagtatccagcattgtttgatcattacgagaaagccgagcatagaAGTTCCGAATAATAATTTcccttgagagctcatgattggggcatgaatataacattgacttaagcctcccccaagctagagcgatactttctccttcacgaggccaaaaattatatatataattccgatcacgatgaactagatgcataggattaaatttttggtgaaattctaattttaaacgattccaattccatgatccaatatcatcgcatagcctataccatgccaatgcctttcccttcaaagataaagggaaaaccgttttcatcacctcatccctgggtaaacctgcaagcttaaacaatccacaaatttgttctacatgtatcaagtgcatatcaggatgttcgattccatctcctgcataaggattagctagcagttgttctatcatacccgaaggaatttcatattcaatattttcagtaggtgcagtaggttgaggggtagctaattgtggttctggacgaggtgaagataccccgaacaaacccctcaaaggattgttttccatagtaacaagtgacaataaattttagcacaatatataaatgtttccttaccgaattccacttaccaaaggtgcttcactccccggcaacagcgccagaaaatagccttgatgacccacaagtataggggatcaattgtagctctttttgataagtaagagtgtcgaacccaacgaggagcagaaggaaatgacaagtagttttcagtaaggtaatgtctgcaagtgctgaaattgtaagtagcagagtagtttgatagcaagataatttgtaacgagcaagtaacgataatagtaacaactatgcagcaaggtagcccaatccttttgaggcaaatgaCATACCAAAAcgatctcttatgataagcaaagcgttcttgaggatacacgggaatttcatctagtcactttcatcatgttggtttgatttgtgttcgctacttcgataatttgatatgtgggtggaccggtgcttaggtgttgttcttacttgaacaaacctcctacttatgattaaccctcccgcaagcatccacaactacgagaaagtATTAAGGATAAGTCCTAActatagcattaaactctaggatccaatcggtcccttacggaatagtgcataaactggggtttaggtttctgtcactctcgcaacccaccatctaattactactccacaatgcattccattaggcccaaatatggtgaagtgtcatgtagtcgacgttcacatgacaccactaagggaatcacaacatacataccatcaaaatatcgaacacatatcaaattcacatgattacttgcaacatgatttatcccgtgacctcaagaacaaaagtaactactcacaatcaacaaacatgctcatgatcagaggggtattaatatgcataatggatctgaacatataatgttccaccaaataaaccatatagtaatcaactacaagatgtaatcaacactactagtcaccccctagcaacaatctatagttccggtaacaagattgaatacaagagatgaactagggtttgagatgagatggtgctggtgaagatgttgatggagattgccctccccaagatgggagagttgttggtgatgatgacgatgatttcccctccgggagggaagttcccctggcggaatcgctccgctggagggcaaaagtgctcctgcccaagtcccacctcgagacggcgacgctccgtcccgaaattatttttctattttttctaggtcaaaaccacttatataccagaagatggacaccggaggtgggccgaggagggcacaatacatcagggcgcgccaagggggcctggcgcgcccaggtgggttgtgcccacctggtggcccccctctggtgtttattggctccaatcttttttaaataatccataaaaaaatCCCCATCAAGTTTCAgcccatttggagttgtgcagaataggtagcctgacgtagctttttcaggtctagatttccagctgccggaattctccctcgttgtgtgtaccttgcaaattatgggagaaaaggcattagaattactccaaaaaacattattatggataaaaacagtGTAAATagcagtaagaaaacatgatgcaaaatggacgtatcataccGCGGCTACTttcgtggctacttccgctccaGACCAAAAACTCATCAtaagtccagcggtggtaggcattagttgctttggtgggatttggcagagaaggacttgggcactccgtgtgcccttgccattgcatttggtgcatcagttggagttctccacggtgatacgttgttacgcccaatatgcgaccctatccgagaggaactcgaaggtcccaccaatgatagacccgcatattgaaacgcttttgcaaggtggatatcattacatcaacattacataatagatggggatacatacaaggcatacaaatgccgcaagaatacatcaataaacatgagaacaacatccgactacggatgaaacataaacagaaactcaaacgacatccaccctgctagcccaggctgccgacctggaacctatcccctgatcgaagaagaagcagtagaagaactccaaaacaagtaacatcgctctcgcgtcatgatcatcgcaaaacctgtacctgcaactgttgttgtagtaatttgtgagccacgaggactcagcaatcccattaccatgggtatcaagactagcaaagcttaatgggtatggaaaggataagtggtgaggttgcagcagcgactaagcaatgtatggtggctaacatacgcaaacaagagcgagaagagaagcaaaggaacggtcgtcaactagtaatgatcaagaagtgatcctgaactcctacttacgtcaaacataacccataaaccgtgttcacttcccggactccgccgaaaagagaccatcacggttacacacgcggttgatgcgttttatttaagtcaagtgtcaagttctctacaaccggacattaacaaattcccatctgccacataaccgcgggcacggctctcgaaagtttataccctgcaggggtgtcccaacttagcccattataagctctcacggtcaacgaaggatattccttctcccgggaagacccgatcagtctcggaatcccggtttacaagacatttcgacaatggtaaaacaagaccagcaaagccgcccgatgtgttgacaatcccgataggagtcgcacgtatctcgttctcaggacacaccggataagcgaagcgtacaggtaccgacgtaacccaagttgccaagggatggtcccacacggtgctctagtttggaccaacacttagacaagcactggcccaggggggttaaataaagatgaccctcgggatgcgcgactcccaagggaaaaaggctaggtgaggcaaatgtaaaaccaaggttgggccttgctggaggagttttattcaaagcgaactgtcaagggggtcccataaatcacccaaccgcgtaagggacgcaaaatcaaggaacataacaccggtatgacggaaactagggcggcaagagtggaacaaaacaccaggcataaggccgagccttccaccctttaccaagtatatagatgcattaattaaataatagaatattgtgatatcccaacataaacataatccaacatggagcaatcttcatcttcacctgcaactagcaacgctataaaaggggctgagcaaaagcggtaacatagccaaacaacggtttgctaggaagggtgacaaaggttagaggctgacatggcaatttgggaggcttgaagagcaagtgataggtagcgcagcatagcgatagaacgaagcaactagcatagcaatgatagtagtgagatccagggtaacggtcatcttgcctgaaatcccgctaggaagaagaacgagtccatgaagaagatgaagccacgaagacgaacgaatcctcacgatcgcaacgaaacgggaactaacgagaaggagcacaaccggaaagaatcaaacaacacggtaaacactCAATACATAAACAAGatatgatgctcaaccaagtatgatgcatcacaaggctacatgaagctactcatggcaagagatgatgcatacaagaacaacacatcaaagcaagtttaaatgaggccggaaacaacatatgacaattccggtaagtcctcatatgcaaatttcgaaattggtccagatctgaataaatcttgtgttcaagttgttaaacagcaagttaagatgcaccaagatgatctacatgaaattctagtcaagttacatataaagttcatttagtttggagctacggcctagaagatatgagcaaaacaagttaaacatggtattgatgcaaaatgcattcaaacattaagcaaacacctcaaaacaaggatgcaacaaggtaacatgaaactacatgcaaaactaagcaagtttcatatagagcatgctcaaaacggagcaacggtgcaacacacactccaaacaagatataacaacaatctatccaaaacagcaactaggcattttGCAAGCATCATGAGCATATGCTACACACTCCAACATTAGagcaaaaggcatggacatgatgtacaggaaaagcattacaaaacatgaacactgagctatccccagaaaccactagaacatgctcaaaaggacatggcaagattgcaaataataacagtttcacagacttggcagaaaaactgagcatggcataaacagaattatgaaggcatctttgcgagctcaaatcactcatcacaaagcatttcatggcatgtgaaggtAACTCATagtaagatggcataattatgaagctaagcatggcaagagcaagaccatagggtacatggatcactagcaaaacacatggcaaaactgaacttcatgttaacaggctgacagcaatattatttagcaagttgagagcaagattacaacaagatgcagcaggctataaatgcaaacaagggcatgtaTTGATAGAGaataacatgcataacaaaaatTCTTAGTGAACATCTCTAGATTATGCATGGAACTCATGGTAGAAGCAGGTTAACATGGCATCACGatgttacagctacagacttggcagaaatgacCAAGTCATAGAAATCAgtaacatcatggaggctactttgcatacttgtgctagtcaccatatatattaaaaaatacaagacaagcacctttgtaaacatggcatgatgtagttcaatacacatgtagagctcatgctcataggatgcacacacaaaatgcaatgaaaaagacaaatcaccaagttctgatagcagacaacagttaacatcatatagcactcttacAACGATGATTAGAGCATCAAGATGAGCTCAAAAAAACAtgtcacaatggaacaaaatgtagagcatctcacaatgaacattttgatatatcatgcacgcaaaacggagctatatgcaaagAGATATGATGTGAAGAACAGAGCCACGTAATATAGAAAATTTAGGACTTAGAGGAATTTCGGGTCAACCTGCTCAGATCTAGGGTTCGTTGGGGGCGCGCGAACCGAGGCAGACGGCGGCTCGCCGGAGTAGAAggggcggccggagctcgggggaGGTCGCCGGGGGTTGGGGCCGGCCGGATCTGGCCGGATCCGGCGTCGGTCGGCAGCGGAGGCGGACGGGCGGCGTGGAGGCGCGGAGGCTGGGCGCGGAGCCCGGGACGGTGGCGGTGGGAGCTCaccggctcgggcgcggggcgcgccgggtcgggcggcggcggcgtgccgcggcagcgacggggcggcggggcgcgggacGGGACCCGGCGGCGGGGACGGCAGGGCGAGCGCGGGCGGCTCGGGGCCCGGTcgcggcgcgggcgggccggctgCGCGGGGAGAGAGTGGAGGGCGACGTGGCAGCGCCGGATTGGCCGGGAGCGGAGGCGGTGGACGTCCGACAGCGGGTCGGACATGTCCGGTGGCGTGGAGGGGATTTGATCTAGGGTTAGGGTAGGATTTGATCCGAAATTTCGGGGagggggtgtttatataggcatagggagttaggagagtccaaatgaggtgcggttttcgcccacacgatcgtgatcgaacgaccgagagcatggagggggtttggatgggctagtgggctgtggTGGAGGGGTGCTGGACTGCAAAGAGAAGGGAgttttcgggctacgcggttaaccgttggggcatcaaacgaccttcaaatggaacgaaatttgacgggcggtctaccggtgatataccaaggccactcggcaaatctcggcccattccgagaacgtttttctcccgctcatgaaacaaggtctgagaggggcgatgGGCGCGTGGAGAGTGTCGGattgcgaaacggacaacggggaaaaaggccggatgcaagtttttgaaaaacatgcagaagaaatgtagatgatgacatggcaaagtgcaacacgcaagcaCACGACATGGCAACAAcaacgaataactggaagacacctggcgcatcggatccgagGCGTTacatacgtggaagttacaagttgagaagcttattactcttgggtgcttggtacccttgagcttgttcctcttgggtgcctgggcgccctagacggttggtagtgttcggagctcaatcattgtggtgtaaagctccgggcaagcgtcggggtgtccaattaggttgtggagatcgccccgagcaatttgacgggtaccgatgaccgcccccaaggattgccaaagtgtacgggttcggtgaccgcccccaagggttgccatttgtacgggttcggtgaccgccctcaagggtcccttagtggtatcacggcatcttgcattgtgcgagggcgtgaggagattacggtggccctagtggcttcttggggagcattgtgcctccacaccgctccaaacggagattagcatccgcaagggtatgaacttcgggatacatcgtcgtctccgcgtgccttggttatctcttacccgagctctttacttatgcactttactttgtgatagtcatattgtttcttgtcatatatcttgctatcacatagttgtttatcttgcttagcataagttgttggtgcacataggtgagcctagtcgttttaggttttgtgcttgacaaattaaccgctaggtttattccgcatttgttcaagcctcaaccgtaattattttaaagcgcctattcacccccctctaggcgacatccacgatctttcaacagCCCTCTTCCTTTTCATACTGTCCATCATTGCCTACTCCTAATCGCAACTAACAACACTTGTGTTTCATTCATAGGACCATCCAAGGGACGCTGAGTTCCTCAACACACCCATACAGAACTACAGCCAGATGCAGCACATCTTCTCCTTCGGGCTGGCAACTGGGAAACATGCCATGGGCTCAGGGGAGCCTCTTGGTTCTCCCATGCCAGACTTCCCTAGGATCCCGGGCGTCGAGGTCCTTGATGGCCCTGACAAGCCCTTCATGAAGCCCTTCGACAAGCCATTTGACCCCGTCCATGATAGGAAGAGGAAGAGAGGAGGCCTGATGGAGGAGGAGATCAATGTCTTTTGCAGCATGACTGAGGCGGTGAAGGAGGTGGCAACAGCCATCAGGGAGTGCAAGCCCCTCGACGTCCACCCTGACCTGTATGGCGCTGTCATGACCCATGGTGGCTTCAGCGACGAGGCTCTCATGGCAGCTCTCAGCCACCTGCTTGACAACAAGGCCCAGGGTGTTGGGTTCGTTGCCATGGTAGACGCTCACAGGGTGTtgtggctcaggagctggctggGCAAGCACTACTGCTAGAGTAGTGCTGCCTGTGAGCTTGCATGGTCCCCGACGGCGATGGCGGTggcgacgacgacgatgatgacGACGTACATTTTGTGTAGTTAGGACTGAAAAACTATTTGATGGTCTATATATTTTGATGAGGTGGTATATACTAACCCCTCACGCTGATGGTGAACTTGCGGTGATAGGACGATGCCCTCTTTTGGATGTGGTGGTAGGTTAACACCAAGGTAGTGCTAGGTAGAACTTGCTATGCCGTATGATCATGCATGCTTTACTTCTTCTCTTATGCTCCATTGTTGTTTGTGTGCTACTTTGCTTGCTACTTGTGTGCTCCATTGATTTGCTGCTTCAACTCTTGCTCTTATGCATTGCTAGGGCAAGTGGTATGCTGTGTTCATCAGTAAGGCTCCAGGGGTTTACAGTTCATGGGAAGAAGCCAGTGCACAAGTGGCATTGTATAGCAACAGCAGCCATAGAGGGTTCAAGACTAGGCAGGCAGCAGCACAAGCTTACTCCGACTGGGTGCGAAAGCACGGAGGCAACAGTGTTGACAGTGGCAAGATTGGAGGTGTCAAGGTGGATCGTCATTTTGGGCTGAAGTTGAAAAACTTCATCATCCTCGCCCAGTTCATCATCATTGTTGTGTTGTGGCGTTGGTGTGCTAGGTGTGACTAGGAGCTCACCAACTAGGGTACAAGGTAAGCACAACATGTACGCCGTATGCAACCAAACTCCGTGTTCATGTGTCGCTTGGGccaatgcaggcaaccaaacaaagTGCACTTGCGTATTACCTAATGCAGGGACACtagatgcaggcaaccaaacaacttgCAGATGGCGTATTAGGGCCTGTTTTGCTCAATCAGGCTATGTTAAGAAGTGTATGCGATACAGAAACTGTTCACaacggcaaccaaacacgccccagAGTGTAGAGACCTTGCAACTGTCGTGCCCAGCACAACCTTTACTGGAGCTTGGGCGTTCAACAAGGGCAGCCCCGGAGTGTCTCCATGGAAGGGCATGGCCGGTCCGGAGGGGCGCGTGCACAGTGACTAGGAGCTCTGCTGGTGGGATGGCAAAGACGACAGTCCCGTTCGCGGTGCCCAGAGGCAGGCGAGGCATCTGACCGGGTCACCACGGCAAGAGGCAGCCCAGTGGTCAGGACCCAAACAACGGAAGCATCGAATGATGTTGTGGTAATAACATGGAAAATGTACTGCCAAAGTGTAAGTTATATTCAAAGCCAACTTCTCTATTTCACATTTCAGTCAAACAAATTGCAAGAGACTCAATTAGTAGTAAGGTAGGCAACAGGAAATGCCCTGCAATGATCAAACTATCAATTGAATTGCATTTAAGAGCAATAgtaatatatactccctccgttcctaaatatttgtctttctagagatttcaacaaatgactacatacaaagcaaaatgagtgaatctacactctaaaatatgtctacatacggatgtatgttgtattccatttgaaatggctagaaagacaaatatttaggaacggagggagtaacaatTTGCGTAACACATTTGGTTTCTCTTTTATTTTCCCATAAAGGAGAAACCAAATGTCTAGATGATAGATAGCTGCAACTGAGTAAGGCTGAATTCAGTGTTAACACAAGCTAATCAATAGTGGAGAGAATCTTCTTGAATCGCCTGACCTGTAGGATGTAGATCTGCAAAATAACAACAGCAGCCTCAAAAACGAATGATGTACAGTAGTAGTTTAGATCAGCAAAAGAACAACAGCAAGCCCATATAGCaaactactcccttcgttcctaaatatgagcccttttagagattccaataaggactacatacagagcaaatgagtgaatctacactctaaaatacgtctatatagaTCTCATATTGGAATCGctaaaagggcttatatttagaaacggagggagtacacagaTACGTACAATTCAACACAGCAATGCTCAACTCTAAATCACCGGACAAACCTAAAGCAGCTTGCCATCCATTGTTTAAATCGGAATACCTGAGATCTTCCTCGTCAGCACGACTAACAAACCAGTCACTGCTGATCCACTCGGACAGGTCTGTGAGGCTTCGGTGCTGAAATGCATGAGAAAGCCGCCGTCATCATATATAACATTAAAGGACATGGCAAAAGTTTCTTTGATGCTTACATTTGTGGTTCAGATTCTAATAGAATATGGAAGTACACTGACCGGATCCCTAGTGCTAACTTCTACGAGACCCCAACTCATATAAACAGAACCGGTACAGTTCAAACTTTAAGCAACATTTTAACACGGAAGTAAGAACTGAATTAAATCAACCATGCCAAGAATTGTGGAATAATATGTGAAATGTGAATGTAAAAGAACAAACCATTCGGGTTTCCTTGTTCATAGAAATTTCTAAAAACAGCGACTGCCTCTTCCGCCATTATCCCCCCAGTACATTTAAAACCTCTTGATCTGGTATCTTGGCTCCTAGCAAAAGAAACGCATGAGACCATGTTAGATGTACAATTTGTGAGTAACCCAAATAACTAACATAATTTGGAATTAGAAGAATGCATGAGAACTCAATAAGCATGTATGGCATTCAATGCTAACAGAAAGATTATGCAAGCCCAACTTTGTCATGACACATCATAGAATATTGAACTACTGGTAGAAAGGCATAATTAACATTCAAAGTATAAGAAGGTTTGTTCACATGAGCAGAGAGCTTTCAATTTGCCGCTGATATCCCCTCACCCTGTCAAGTCATCCGACGAAAGGCTCTCATGCAGTGACATGACTGATCCACATCCCCCGAATTTATCATTCGGACACCCATAGTATACTTCCCTGATTCCTACCAAAAATATCATAAATTCTTACTGGTCAATATAGTTTCAACAGGAGAAATAGAATAATCAAGATGGGGCTAACAGGAGAAATAGAACAATCACAAACCTAGTATCGACAATGCTGATGCACACATTATGCATGGCTCGCACGTGACATAGAGGTCACATCCTGCAAACTTATCCGCGACCAGTGTCTGGTCAAGGCCAATACTCTGCCACTCCTGGAGAAGGATATCGATTGCTTCCATCTCAGCATGTCTCGTAGCCTTACAATTGAAGTAATTCATTTCAGAGGAAAAAACACAAAAATGTCTCAAAGCACAAAGGAGAATAGCATACATTCCGGGTGGCATTGGTCCTGTTGCTACCAGAGGCAATAACCTTCCCGTCCTCCACAATCACACATCTATCTTGACGGGGATGAAACAATACAATTAGCACATTAGGAACTACAAATTTACCTTCCACCGAGTGAACTGTGAACTATATTCAAGGGAAACCAGAGCATACCCTACAGGAACCTCGAGGTTGTCCAGCGCAAACTTGGCCTACAAAAAAAAAGCAATCAGCAGGAGCTCTCCCTTCATTAATTAAGTAGGAAAAAACCGACCAGTTTATGATGGAAACCTGTCGGAAACGATACAATTGGATCAACCCGC
This genomic window from Aegilops tauschii subsp. strangulata cultivar AL8/78 chromosome 4, Aet v6.0, whole genome shotgun sequence contains:
- the LOC109760047 gene encoding tRNA-specific adenosine deaminase TAD2 isoform X2 translates to MWWFSAIHSRLVSCREKKNHLMWWLRIWRWTLRRAWCGRGFSLAQVRGKALACGCSTSEAEAVDAGAPSLKSETQWRPRGAKFALDNLEVPVGCVIVEDGKVIASGSNRTNATRNEWQSIGLDQTLVADKFAGCDLYVTCEPCIMCASALSILGIREVYYGCPNDKFGGCGSVMSLHESLSSDDLTGSQDTRSRGFKCTGGIMAEEAVAVFRNFYEQGNPNAPKPHRPVRVDQQ
- the LOC109760047 gene encoding tRNA-specific adenosine deaminase TAD2 isoform X1 — translated: MWWFSAIHSRLVSCREKKNHLMWWLRIWRWTLRRAWCGRGFSLAQVRGKALACGCSTSEAEAVDAGAPSLKSETQWRPRGAKFALDNLEVPVGCVIVEDGKVIASGSNRTNATRNATRHAEMEAIDILLQEWQSIGLDQTLVADKFAGCDLYVTCEPCIMCASALSILGIREVYYGCPNDKFGGCGSVMSLHESLSSDDLTGSQDTRSRGFKCTGGIMAEEAVAVFRNFYEQGNPNAPKPHRPVRVDQQ
- the LOC109760047 gene encoding tRNA-specific adenosine deaminase TAD2 isoform X4, with the protein product MSATAFMELALDQAKFALDNLEVPVGCVIVEDGKVIASGSNRTNATRNEWQSIGLDQTLVADKFAGCDLYVTCEPCIMCASALSILGIREVYYGCPNDKFGGCGSVMSLHESLSSDDLTGSQDTRSRGFKCTGGIMAEEAVAVFRNFYEQGNPNAPKPHRPVRVDQQ
- the LOC109760047 gene encoding tRNA-specific adenosine deaminase TAD2 isoform X3, which produces MSATAFMELALDQAKFALDNLEVPVGCVIVEDGKVIASGSNRTNATRNATRHAEMEAIDILLQEWQSIGLDQTLVADKFAGCDLYVTCEPCIMCASALSILGIREVYYGCPNDKFGGCGSVMSLHESLSSDDLTGSQDTRSRGFKCTGGIMAEEAVAVFRNFYEQGNPNAPKPHRPVRVDQQ